The genomic stretch GGGATCGATGCGGCGCGGGAGGCCGCGGAGCGTGAGCTTGGCGATGCCGGCCGTGTCCTGTTGCGCCCGTCGGGAACAGAGCCTTTGCTTCGGGTGATGGTGGAAGGCCGGGATGGCGAGATGGTCGAACGGCTCGCGCGTCAGATTGCAGCGGCGGTGGAGCGGGCGGTCGCCTGAATGATAGGTGGGATGCGCTGGCTGTAATATTTGGATTGAACTGCAGGTGTTTGTTTTATAAGGATTGATGCTTTCGTTTGTGTGTCATACGTCTTATTTTTTAAGACATGAAATGTGTTTGTAACAGTCGCTTGTTACTTTAGTGGCTCAGTTACCAAACACGAGGTAGTCATGATCCGCGTATCGACCAAGCTAGTTGTTGTTGCAAGCACTGCAGCCCTTTTCTCGATGGGCGTGCAGGCTGCCGAAATCACCGGCGCCGGTGCTTCCTTCCCCGCGCCGGTGTATGCAAAGTGGGCCGATGCCTACCAGAAAGCAACGGGCAACAAGGTTAACTACCAGTCGATCGGTTCCAGCGGCGGTGTTCGCCAGATCAACGCCAAGACGGTCGACTTCGGTGCGTCCGACAAGCCCCTGACGCCGGAAGAACTGGCCAAGGGTGGTCTGCAGCAGTTCCCGACGGTGATCGGTGGCGTAGTGCCCGTCATTAACGTCGAAGGCATCAAGCCGGGCGACATGACCCTGACCGGTCAGGTGCTTGCCGATATCTATCAGGGCAAGATCACCAAGTGGAACGACAAGGCGATTGCTGCGCTGAACCCCAAGCTCAAACTGCCGGAGCAGGATATCGGTGTGGTTCGCCGCGCTGACGGTTCGGGTACGACCTTCATCTTCACCAACTACCTGTCCAAGGTTTCGTCGGACTGGAAAGAAAAGATCGGCGAGGGTTCGGCTGTTCAGTGGCCGGTTGGTCTGGGTGGCAAGGGTAACGAAGGTGTGTCGGCCTTTGTTCAGCGCCTCCCGGGTTCTATCGGATACGTCGAGTATTCGTACGCAAAACAGAACAAGCTGGCTCACACCCTCCTGCAGAACAAGGACGGTTCGGTTGTTGGTCCTACGGAAGAAGCTTTCGCGGCAGCGGCGGCGAGCGCAGACTGGAGCAAGGCCGAGTTCTATGAGATCCTGACCAACGAGCCGGGCAAGGCTTCGTGGCCGATCACCGGTGCTACCTTCATCCTGATGCACAAGGCTCAAGAGAAGCCCGCTCAGGCTGTTGAAGCGCTGAAGTTTTTTGAGTGGGCCTTCGCGAACGGCGCCTCAATGGCTTCCGAGCTCGATTATGTTCCGCTGCCGGCTGAGACCATCAAGCTCATCAAGACGTCCTGGGGCATGATCAAGGATACGTCGGGCAAGACCCTGTATTCCGGTAAGTAATCGGAGCAGTCACGTGCTTCGCTCCAATGAGCAACCAAAGGCCGAGGAGGCCTTTGGTCTTGTTTCCGCGGGCGGCGGCGATGCCTCCGCCCTTTCGGGTGTCCGTATGTCCACGAAAGAATTCAAAACGTCAGCCTGGAAGAAAATTGGCGACCGCATGTTTGCACTGGCGGCGCGCTCTTTCGCCATCCTGACCCTGATTCTGCTCGCCGGGATCATCCTTTCGTTGATCTATGAATCCTGGCCAAGCATTCGCGAGTTCGGCATTGGCTTCGTGTTCTCGACGGACTGGGATCCGCCGATGGAGAAGTTCGGGGCGCTGATCCCGGTGTACGGCACCCTGGTCACATCCGCAATCGCACTTCTGATTGCGGTGCCGGTGAGCTTCGGAATCGCCCTGTTTCTGACCGAGCTCTCCCCGCTGTGGCTGCGCCGCCCGCTGGGGACAGCCATCGAGTTGCTGGCCGCCATTCCCAGCATTGTTTACGGCATGTGGGGTCTGCTGGTTTTTGCACCCATCTTTGCCAAGTACGTGCAACCGTTTCTCGGTGCAACACTCGGGAATGTTCCTGTCATCGGTGCGCTCTTCTCGGGGCCGCCGATCGGCATTGGCTTGCTGTCCGCAGGGATCATCCTTGCGATCATGATCATCCCGTATATCGCATCAGTCATGCGTGATGTGTTTGATGTGACTCCGCCGATGCTCAAGGAGTCCGCCTACGGCCTTGGTTGTACGACCTGGGAAGTAATGTGGGGTGTTGTGCTGCCTTACACCAAGACCGGCGTGATTGGCGGTGTGATGCTTGGTCTCGGGCGCGCGCTGGGCGAGACGATGGCCGTCACCTTTGTCATCGGTAATACAAACTTCCTCAACTCGCCGTCGCTGTTCGATCCGGGCAACAGTATTACTTCCGCGCTTGCAAACGAGTTCGCCGAGGCGGATCCCGGCCTGCACACCGCTGCGCTGATGGAACTGGGTCTGATTCTGTTCGTGATCACGATGATCGTGCTGGTGATCTCAAAACTGTTGCTGCTCCGTCTCGCCAAGGGCGAGGGCGCAAAGAGTTGATAGGCAAATCATGAATCTGCTGAAACGACGCAAGCTGGTCAACGCCGTCGCGCTCACACTGTCGCTGATGGCGATGATGTTCGGGTTGGTGTGGCTGATCTGGATTCTGCTTACCGTGTTCAAACTCGGTATCTCAGGCCTGTCGCTCACGCTCTTTACCGAAATGACACCGCCTCCCGGCGATGATGTCGGTGGTCTGCTGAACGCAATTGTGGGCAGCCTGATGATGGTTGGCCTGGCAACACTGCTGGGTACGCCGATCGGTATCCTGGCGGGCGTGTACCTGGCCGAGTATGGGCGTTTCACTGCGCTCGGCAAGGCAACCCGGTTCATTAACGACCTGTTGCTGTCTGCGCCGTCCATCGTGATCGGTCTTTTCGTGTATGCGGTCGTGGTGGCCCAGACCGGTAAGTTTTCGGGGTGGTCGGGCGTGATCGCGCTGGCCCTGATCGTGCTGCCTGTGGTCGTGCGCACGACGGAAAACATGCTGCAACTGATTCCGGACACGCTGCGCGAAGCGGCCTTTGCACTCGGCGCGCCGAAAAGCGTGGTGATCTCGAAGGTCACCTTGCGTGCGGCGCGTGCTGGTGTGATGACCGGGGTGTTGCTCGCAGTTGCACGAATCGCCGGTGAAACCGCACCGCTGTTGTTTACAGCCTTGTCAAACCAGTTCTGGTCGATGGACATGAACGGTCCGGTCGCCAACCTCCCGGTCACGATCTACAAGTTCGCCATGAGTCCGTTCTCCAACTGGCAGGATCTGGCGTGGGCCGGCGTATTCCTGATTACGCTGGGTGTGCTGGTGCTGAACATTGTTGCCCGCGTGTTCCTGCGGGTGGAAAAGATCAACTAAGCCTCCTTGCGGGCCTATCGAGATGACTATGGAAATCACCGACGCACAGATCGAGTTCAAGGATTTCAACTTTTACTACGGCAAGTTCCACGCCCTGAAGAACATCAACTTCAAGATGGCGCGCCACAAAGTCACGGCCTTCATCGGCCCATCGGGGTGTGGAAAGTCGACATTGCTGCGCACGATCAACAGGATGTACGACCTTTATCCGGAGCAGCGGGCAGAGGGCGGGCTGATCTTCGATGGCAAGAACCTGCTCGATTCCGGTATCGATGTCAGCGTGCTTCGCGCCAAGATCGGCATGGTGTTCCAGAAGCCGACCCCGTTTCCGATGTCGATCTACGACAACATTGCGTTCGGTGTGAAGCTGCACGAGAAACTGTCGGTGTCCGACATGGACGACCGGGTGGAGTGGGCGCTGCGCAAAGCCGCTCTGTGGGATGAGGTCAAGACCAAGTTGCACCAGAGCGGCATGAGCCTGTCGGGTGGGCAGCAGCAGCGTCTGTGCATTGCGCGCGGGATTGCGGTCAAGCCCCAGGTGATCCTGTTGGACGAGCCGACTTCGGCGCTCGATCCGATCTCGACGTCGCGTATCGAAGAACTGATCGGTGAACTGAAGGAAGAGTTCACTATCGTCATCGTGACCCACAACATGCAGCAGGCAGCACGGATCTCCGATTACACCGCCTACATGTATCTGGGCGAGATGGTTGAATTCGGCGTGACGGACGAGCTCTTCCTGAAGCCGAAGAAGAAGGAAACGGAGGACTACATCACCGGCCGTTTTGGCTGAATGAGCAAAAAACGGAGCCTGATGGCTCCGTTTTCTCGCCCGCTTGGGGGCGTCGAGGAATTCCTGCCGCCTCGCGTTTCAGTGCCTTTGCCCTTTCAGGTCGCAGCACTCCGATGCTTCGCCATCGTCGCGCCAGAAAGAGATGGCGCAGCGCTCAGCTAGCCCTGAGTGCGACGTCGAGCCGATCCACGATTTCCGCCCAGTCGGCGTCTTCCAGCAGCTCTTCGCGCAGGAAGCTTGCCTGTGAATCACTCCAGAAAGGCGCTTCGGCGAGCTTGACGTCGTGAGACAGCGGCCGGTGGCTGTCGATAAAGGATGTGATCGAAGCCTTGTCGCCCGGAAGTCCCAGTTGTTCGAACAAGTCCTTGAATTCGTGAATCGGGTTTTCCATCTCCGTCTCCTTGTTGTGTGCCTGAGTCCGTGAGGCCACTCTACGCGAAAAAGATTGTGGAACCTTTCTTCATTTTGGCGACCTGCTGCGTGATGTCCAATCTGAATCGTAGTCCGGACCATAACCCCTTGCCGATCCGAATGCCCGCAAGCTGGTGCGAGTGGCGTCAGGATGAAGGTCCGCTCCCATGGCTGAGTCGCTGTCTCAGGTGCCGCCTGGCTTTCGAGCAGGGGGGGGCTTGTACGGGCAGTGATCGATCGCTGGCATGCGCTCTGTATGCGTAGTCAGCGCGATCTGCCCCAGTACCGACTTCCTCGTCTGCAACATGCGGCTTTGCTGCATTGCCCGTGGCGGCATATAATCCTCCGATTTATCGGACGGCTTTCCGCATGTCGAAGAAACTGGTTGCCGGCAACTGGAAACTGAATGGCAGTCTCGGTGCGAATGAGCGCCTGCTTTCAGCACTCGCTGCGCTGCCCGGTGTCGAGATGGCTGTCTGTGTTCCGTATCCGTATCTTGCGCAGGCTGCATCGGCCTTGCAGGGTGTCTCGCTCGGCGCGCAGGATGTCAGCGAATATGCTTCGGGTGCGTTTACCGGTGAAGTCAGCGCTGCAATGCTTGCAGAGTTCGGTTGCCGCTACGCAATCGTTGGACATTCGGAACGGCGCGCACTTTTCGCAGAGAGCGATGCAGTTGTGGGGCGTAAGGCCCTTGCAGCGCAGGCAGCGGGTCTGGTGCCGATTGTTTGCGTAGGCGAAACAATCGCAGAGCGCGAGGCCGGGCAGGTGATGGATGTCGTCGGGCGCCAGCTTGCAGCGGTACTTGAGCTTGCGGGTGCCGATGCAATGGCACGAATGGTGATCGCTTATGAGCCGGTGTGGGCGATCGGGACGGGGCTGTCGGCAACTGCGGACCAGGTCGGTGAGGTGCATGGCGGTGTGCGTTCATGGCTGCGCGCGCAGGGCGTTGATGCTGACGGTGTGCGCATCCTCTATGGC from Parazoarcus communis encodes the following:
- the pstC gene encoding phosphate ABC transporter permease PstC — protein: MSTKEFKTSAWKKIGDRMFALAARSFAILTLILLAGIILSLIYESWPSIREFGIGFVFSTDWDPPMEKFGALIPVYGTLVTSAIALLIAVPVSFGIALFLTELSPLWLRRPLGTAIELLAAIPSIVYGMWGLLVFAPIFAKYVQPFLGATLGNVPVIGALFSGPPIGIGLLSAGIILAIMIIPYIASVMRDVFDVTPPMLKESAYGLGCTTWEVMWGVVLPYTKTGVIGGVMLGLGRALGETMAVTFVIGNTNFLNSPSLFDPGNSITSALANEFAEADPGLHTAALMELGLILFVITMIVLVISKLLLLRLAKGEGAKS
- the pstS gene encoding phosphate ABC transporter substrate-binding protein PstS → MIRVSTKLVVVASTAALFSMGVQAAEITGAGASFPAPVYAKWADAYQKATGNKVNYQSIGSSGGVRQINAKTVDFGASDKPLTPEELAKGGLQQFPTVIGGVVPVINVEGIKPGDMTLTGQVLADIYQGKITKWNDKAIAALNPKLKLPEQDIGVVRRADGSGTTFIFTNYLSKVSSDWKEKIGEGSAVQWPVGLGGKGNEGVSAFVQRLPGSIGYVEYSYAKQNKLAHTLLQNKDGSVVGPTEEAFAAAAASADWSKAEFYEILTNEPGKASWPITGATFILMHKAQEKPAQAVEALKFFEWAFANGASMASELDYVPLPAETIKLIKTSWGMIKDTSGKTLYSGK
- the tpiA gene encoding triose-phosphate isomerase is translated as MSKKLVAGNWKLNGSLGANERLLSALAALPGVEMAVCVPYPYLAQAASALQGVSLGAQDVSEYASGAFTGEVSAAMLAEFGCRYAIVGHSERRALFAESDAVVGRKALAAQAAGLVPIVCVGETIAEREAGQVMDVVGRQLAAVLELAGADAMARMVIAYEPVWAIGTGLSATADQVGEVHGGVRSWLRAQGVDADGVRILYGGSVKPDNAAELFAVNDVDGGLIGGASLVAEDFMAICRSAVVKQN
- a CDS encoding DUF2789 domain-containing protein; translated protein: MENPIHEFKDLFEQLGLPGDKASITSFIDSHRPLSHDVKLAEAPFWSDSQASFLREELLEDADWAEIVDRLDVALRAS
- the pstB gene encoding phosphate ABC transporter ATP-binding protein PstB, with protein sequence MEITDAQIEFKDFNFYYGKFHALKNINFKMARHKVTAFIGPSGCGKSTLLRTINRMYDLYPEQRAEGGLIFDGKNLLDSGIDVSVLRAKIGMVFQKPTPFPMSIYDNIAFGVKLHEKLSVSDMDDRVEWALRKAALWDEVKTKLHQSGMSLSGGQQQRLCIARGIAVKPQVILLDEPTSALDPISTSRIEELIGELKEEFTIVIVTHNMQQAARISDYTAYMYLGEMVEFGVTDELFLKPKKKETEDYITGRFG
- the pstA gene encoding phosphate ABC transporter permease PstA; this encodes MNLLKRRKLVNAVALTLSLMAMMFGLVWLIWILLTVFKLGISGLSLTLFTEMTPPPGDDVGGLLNAIVGSLMMVGLATLLGTPIGILAGVYLAEYGRFTALGKATRFINDLLLSAPSIVIGLFVYAVVVAQTGKFSGWSGVIALALIVLPVVVRTTENMLQLIPDTLREAAFALGAPKSVVISKVTLRAARAGVMTGVLLAVARIAGETAPLLFTALSNQFWSMDMNGPVANLPVTIYKFAMSPFSNWQDLAWAGVFLITLGVLVLNIVARVFLRVEKIN